Below is a genomic region from Deinococcus koreensis.
GGAAGGTTTCCACGGCGCGGGTCATGCCCAGGGCGCCGATGATGTACATCAGATCCTGAAAGCTCATGATGGCGCGCGTGCCCTGAGCAGCGAAGTAGGTGCTGGCGAGCAGGTGGGTCTTGCCCACCCCGAAGCCGCCGTCGAGGTACAGGCCGCGCCCCTCGGGCTTGGCGCGGCGGAACAGCCGGAAGCCGCCGGGCCTGACCTGGGCACCTTTCAGGAACGCCTGCAGGCTGGTGCGGGCCTCCTGCTGGCTGGGGAAGTCGGGATTGGGGCGGTAGGTCTCGAAGCGCACCCCCTCGAAGCGGGCGCTGGGGGTCAGGGCGGTGATCAGGGCCTGGGGATCGGAGGCGGGCTGGCGGGCGGTGAGGTCGATCACGTCATTTGTGAACGTCGAGTTCGACCTTGTAGTTGCCGCGCCGGGTCTCGTTCACCACGCGCTTGAAGTCGATGCGGCCCAGCCCGTCGGCCGAGAGGCTGTCGCCCTCGCGGATCTCGCTGCTGGCCCGCGCGGGGGCGCCGTTGAGGCGCACCTTGCCGCCGTCGATACCCTGCTGGAAATACGCCCGGCTGACCCCGAAGCCCTTGGCGCCCACCACGTCCACGCGCATGGAGGGCACCACGACCTCGCGCAGCTTGGAGCCCCTGCCGGCGCTCTCGCCCAGTTCCTCGACCTGCACGGGACGGCCGCCCAGCTCGCTCAGGGTCTCCAGCGCCTGCGCCGCCTTGCCGCTCGCGGCGATCAGGAAGTCGCCGCGCTCCTCGCGCACGTCGCCCAGCTGATCCTCGGCCAGATCCAGACGCCGCAGCTGCACCAGGAAGTCCTGCGCGTCCCAGGCCGGGCCGCCGTCATCGAGCGTCACGCGGAACACCGAGACGCCGGCATCGACCTCCGGAATATGGGCGGGGTGCAGGGTCAGCACGACGCGCCGGGCATCGGGGAAGCCGCCGGCGATCTTGTGGCGCAGGTCGTCCTCATTCAGGAGGCGGCGGTCGATCTCGTTCGCGTCGACGAACTCCGTGCGGATCACCCGGCCTCCACGGGCTTGCGCGACCAGGGTGGCGAGCTTCTGTTTCATGGGGTGAAGGATAGTGCCTGAGCTGCGGGACAGGCCGGATGACGGACACGATGAGGGAGTGGGGGATGGATGGCGGGGAGCGGGCGGGAGCGGTGCGGAGTCGCCCCCTCACCCCAGCCCTCTCCCTCGAGGGGAGAGGGAGCAGTCGAATGGTTTTGAAAGTCGATCAGCCTGAAGAAGCGTCCCACCCAGCGAATGAACGCAGACCGCCACCGGCCGTCGTGCGCGAAGCGCGCGGGCCTATCGCGAAATCGGAGGATGGCGTCGCGGCCGGACACGCTACCTTCAACCCAAGCACGCCGCGCCAGTCAAAACTCTTGCCGAGCGCAGCGCTGAGCTCCCCCTGCCCTCTGGGTAGGGGGCTGGGGGGTGGGGAAGCCCGTCCAGATCAATGCAGCGGAACATGCCCAGGAAACCCGAGCAGATAGTCCAGCAAATCCCCCACCATCGCCGAGGCCGTCACCATCCCCCCCGCCCCGCCGCCCGCGAAGATCAGGGTGCCGCATTCCTCGCCCTCGTAAACAAGCGCGTTGCGGCTGGCCCCGGCGGTACACAGCGGATGGTCGTTCGGCAGCCGCCGGGGCGCCACGGTGGCCTTCCATCCGTGTCCATCCTTCTCCAACTCCGCCACCAGCTTGATGCGCTCCCCGTGCCCCCGGGCGTCCTCGATGTCCTCCGGCGTGACGCCCTCGATGCCCTGAATCTGCACGGCGCTGTAGGGGAAGTCGCCGTCGGCGCTGAAGCGGGCCAGCACGGCGAGTTTGTGGGCGGTGTCGAAGCCGCCGACATCCAGGGTGGGCGGGTCTTCGGCGTAGCCCAGGGCCTGCGCCTCCGCCAGCGCCTGCGCGTAGTCCTTGCCCGCCTCCATCTGGCCCAGGACGAAGTTGCAGGTGCCGTTCAGGATGGCCTGCAGCCGGGTAAACGTGCTGGCGCGCAGTACGGTGCTCATGGGGCCGATGACCGGGGTGCCGGCCATGACGCTGGCCTCGTAGTACAGGCGGCCATCCTGGGCGTAGGGGCGCAGCTCGTCCCAGCGCTCGGCGAGCAGGGCCTTGTTGGCGGTGATGACCGGGCGCCCGCTTCTCAGGTAGGGGCGCAGGATCTCCAGCGGCCGGTCGATGCCGCCCATGCACTCGACCACCACGTTGCATTCCTGCAGGAAGTCGCAGGTGTCGGTGACGCGGGTGCCCGGGGGGATGGAGCGCACCCTGGTCACGTCGCGCACCAGCACGCCCGCGATCTCGATCCGCACGCCCAGGTCGGTGAAGACGCTCTGGCGCCGCTGGATCAGGTTCAGGACGTCCTGGCCCACGGTGCCGCTGCCCAGGACGCCCACAGTGACGGTTCTCATGGGGTGGACTGTAACGCGCCGGGGATCGGGCTCCGGAGGGCCGGGATAGGTGTGGATCGGGTGGGCCGCCAGATTGGGGGCGAGTGACCGGCCGGGCCGGGAGGCGGGCGGTAGACTGCGGCATGTTGTTTCCTGTGTCCACACTCTGTCTGCCGTCTCCCGTGGGGCCGGCTGTACCTTCGCCGTGGCGGGTGCCCACGCGAACGGCGTATGTCACGTGATGCGCTGCTCATCCAGTGCGGGGGGACAGGCCGCCCCACCGCGCCCCTCCCCTGTGGCCGGCTCTGTGGTCGGCTCTGTACCCGGCCGGGGTACTCCAGACGCTGAGCCCCGCAGCCGGCAGGCGGGCCGCCCATGAGTTCGCGCCTGGACGAACTGGCCTCGGAGTTCGGGCTGGTCGAGCGCTCGCTGGGTGATCCGGCGGCGCTGGCCGACTCGCGCGAATACGCCCGCCTGACCCGCCGGCACCGCGAACTGCTGCCCCTGGTGACCCTGCTGCGCGAGCGGGATGCCCTGGCGGCCGACCTGGCGGGGGCCCGCGAACTGCTGGCCGACTCCGACATGCGCGAGCTGGCCGCCGGGGAGGTCACGGCCATCACGGCGCGGCTCTCGGAGATCGAGGCCGAGCTGGAAGTGCTGCTGCTGCCCACGGATCCGGACGACGCCAAGAACGTGATTCTGGAGCTGCGGGCGGGGGCGGGCGGCGCCGAGGCCGGGCTGTTCGTGACCGACCTGCTGCGCCTCTACACCCGCTACGCCGAGGGCGCCGGCCTGAAGGTCAGCGTACTGGACGCCAACGAGTCCGACCTGGGGGGAGCGAGCAAGGTCGTCGCGGAGGTCAGTGGCGAGTTCGCCTTCCGGGCGCTGAAGTGGGAACGCGGGGTGCACCGGGTGCAGCGCGTGCCCGCCACCGAATCGCAGGGCCGTATCCACACCTCCACGGCGACCGTGGCGGTGCTCCCCGAGGCCGAGCCGGACGAGGTGCACCTGAATCTGGCCGAGGTACGCATCGACGTCTACCGCTCGCAGGGGGCGGGGGGCCAGGGCGTGAACACCACCGACTCCGCCGTGCGCGCGGTCTACCGGGCGGGCACACCCGACGAGATCGTGGTGATCTGCCAGGACGGAAGATCGCAGATCAAGAACCGCGAGAAGGCGCTGCAGGTGCTGGCCTCTCGCCTGGCCGAGCGGGAACGGGCCGCCCGCGACGCGCAGGAGCGCAGCGAGCGCGCCTCGCAGGTGGGCTCCGGCGACCGCTCGGAGAAGATCCGCACCTACAACTACCCCCAGAACCGCGTGACCGACCACCGGCTGGAGGGCGACGACAAGAACCACCCGCTCGACAGCGTGATGTCCGGCGCCCTGAGCCCCATCGTGGCCGCCCTGGCGCGGGCAGAACGCGAGCGGCAGCTGATCGCCGTGAGCCGGGAGGGGCAAGATGGCGCGGCGTGACCTGCTGGTCGCGGCGGGCATCCTGCGCGACCGTTTCGGGCGGGTGCTGCTGGTGGGCAACGACTGGCAGGGCCACGGGCGCGTGCGCCACACCCTGCCGGGCGGCGTGGTGGAACCCGGCGAGACCCTGCCCGAGGCGCTCTACCGCGAGATCTTCGAGGAGACGGGCCTCAAGCTGACCGGGATCAAGCACATGGCCTACACCGTGCACATCGAGGACGAGCGCCGGGGCGAGCGGGCCATCGCGGTGGCCTTCGAGGCGACCTGGGACGGCCTGCTCAACCCCGCCGACCCCGACGGCTTCATCGTGGAGGCGCGCTTCTGCACGCCCGAGGAGGCGCTGGAGAAACTGGAGTCGCCCCCCATGCGCGAGCCCCTGAGCGACTTCCTGACCACTGGCGAGCCGGGGCGCTTCTACGCCTTCAAGGGCTGGGACGGCCGGGGAGGCCTGAGGATTCCGGGCCTGAAGTGAGTCTGGAATCCTCTTCGTTCGTGACCTCCTGGAGCGGCGGCAAGGACAGCGCCCTGGCGTATCACCGCGCCACGCGCGCCGGAGGTCGGCCGCTGGCGATCCTGACCGTGCTGGATGAGAACGGAGAGCGCACCCGCTCGCACGGCCTGCGCCCGGAGGTCATGCGAGCGCAGGCCGACGCGCTGGGCGTGCCGCTGTGGACAGCGCGGGCGAGCTGGGCCGCCTACGAGGCCGAGTTCACGGCGCTGCTGGCGCGGGCCGCCCGGGCAGGGGCGTCGAGAGCGGTCTTTGGGGACATCGACCTGCAGGCCCACCGCGACTGGGAGGAGGGGGTGTGCGCCCGCGCCGGTCTGGAACCGCACCTTCCCCTCTGGCTGGAGGATCGCCGCCCGCTGGTGGACGACCTGCTGCGTCTGGGCTTCCGCGCATTGATCGTCGCCGTGCGCGAGGACGCCCTGCCCACTGACCTCCTGGGCCGCGAGTTGGACGCCCCTCTGGTGCGCGAGATCGAGGCGCTGGGGGCCGACGCCTGCGGTGAAAACGGCGAGTATCACACGGTGTTGGTGAACGGCCCGGATTTCAGGAACCCACTGAACCTCGTCCCCGGCCCAGCGGGCATCCACCACACGGGCGAGGGTTCTCTGCGCGTGGCGACGCTGGATCTGGTACTGGCGTAGGACATACAGACTCCGACTCCACCGGCAGGAGTGGGAACACACCCACAACAGGCTTTCCAGAACTCCAGCCCTGTGAAAAGACCGAAGCACCCCCATTGCCCCTCTAACGAGCGCCGTTGAACGTGGCCCCACCCGCTCGGGGGCGGCCCCTCGCTCATCCAGACCAATTCACGTAGGCTCACTCCCTCATAGGCGCGAAGCGCGCGGGCAAGGCCGCGAACACGCGAAGAGCAGGTACGAAGCCCACGCCAACGAGACCACCGCCAGAGCCAGTGGAAAGACCGTGGCGACCACATGCCGAGCGCAGCGCTTCGCTCCCCCGCCACCAGGTTCCAGGCGCGTGCACAGGAACAGCGGCAACGCGCCGGCCGCCCGGCGCGGCGAAGACGTGGCCCCTCTGGGGATGGGGGCTGGGGGGTGGGGAAGCCCGCTGCAGGCGCCCACCTTCAACGTGCCCTTCCTACATCCGTGCCTGAGCCCATCCCCTCCAGAAGCTGCCCACCCCAGGAACCAGCACCGACAAAAAATCAGCGCGAGCCAGCTGCCCGCGCCGATCCCCCCTCCCCTCTCAGTCGTATTCGACAGCCACGATCTCGAACTTCGTGGTGCCCTTGGGGCCGGGAACCTCGACCACGTCGCCGGCGTGCTTGCCGCTCAGGGCCTTGCCGATGGGCGAGGCGTCGCTGACCTTGCCCTTCAGGACATCGACCTCGTAGGTGCCGACCAGCTCGAACTGGCGTTCCTGGCCCTTGCCGTCCTTCACGCGGATACGGGCGCCCAGGCCGGCCCCGCCGGTGGCGTCCTCCTCGACCACGATGGCGCGGTGGAGCTGCTCCTCCAGGGCGGAGATGCGCGACTCGTTCTCGCTCTGCTCCATGCGGGCTTCGTCGTAGGCGGCACTTTCCCGCAGGTCGCCGTCGGCGATGGCGCGGCCCATGTTCTCGCTGATCTGCTCGCGGCGCGTGGTTTTCAGGGTATGCAGGGTTTCCGCCAGTTTGTCATACCCCCGTTGGGTCATGGGAATGCGGTCGTTGGTCATAGCAATCGAGTATAGAGCAGTCGGGCAGAGGGCAGGAACGAAATGGGGCACTTTCCAGCGCTGCGCGGCCCCTCGCGGGCGGCCGATCAGAATTCGTGAAGGTGGCCCTTAGCCGCCCGGCGCGGCCGGCGCCTAGGCTGCGCCCATGACCGGAAACGATGACCAGCGTCCTGAAGAAACGACCGACGAGGTGCCGGGCAAGGAAGGCACGGTGGTGGATGAAGGCACCACGGGCGAACTGCTGCAGGACAAGATGGCGACCGAGTCCATCCTGCGCAGCGACGTGGCCTCCGAGAGCAGCAACCCCAACGACCAGCCGGGTTTTCAGGACGGCCTGCTGGGCGGCAGCGACTTTGAAGACCGCCAGGGCACGCCCAACAACGACGGCGACTCCGACCTGGAGGGCGACGCCCGCGGCGGAGCAGGAGCCGCCCGCAGCGGCGGCGTGGACGGTGGCCCCGCGCGCACCACGCCGCTACCGGGAGCGAAGAAGTAGAGGAGGCGGATGGCTGATAGCAGATGGCTGATGGCTGAAAGATCTTGAGCCATCTGCCATCTGCCCTAACTCCGCTGCCCGCCGATCCCCAGGTTCTCCACGACCGCCTGCTGCGCCTTCTTCTGGCTGTCCTTGACCTCGACCTGCACGCGTTCGCCGTCTTCGAGATCCATCACGAAATGGTCACCCTCCAGACGCACGCGGGAGAGGATCTGTTCGTCGCCCTCGGGGCGGGTCGTGGCGCGCAGTTCCACGTAGCGGCGCATGGGCGTGCGGATCACCTTGGGGGCCAGCACCTCCTCGACCTGGAAGATGCCGCCCGAGTTGTTCATGGTCACGTTGATGAGCACGGGCATGGTGCGGCCCTTCTCGATCACGACCTCATCGACCGCCAGCGCGGAGATGGAATGGATGTCCACCGAACCCAGCGAGAAGGCCTTGCGCCCGCGTCCCTTGGTGATGTCGGTGCCGTCGGCCACGGCGGTGATGCCGGCCTCCAGGGTCAGCGGCGGGGGGTTGAGGTCGTGGGAATTGATCGAGCCCAGGATGAACGAGCGAACCTTGGTGCGCTTGAACACGTCGGGATACAGCGGCCCCATGATCCGGTCGAGGATCGGCAGCGCCAGCGTGACCCCGTGCGCCTCGTGCCCGACGCGGTGGATCTGGTTGCCGATGTCGTGCAGCATGGTGCCCAGGATCACGGTCAGGTACACGTCGTCGGCGTCGCCCACGCCGGACTCCATCAGGTCGGGCTTCACGCCGGCGTCCAGCAGCAGCTCCGTGATCGCCAGGCTGGCCGCCCCGGTGATGAAGGAGTGCACGCGGCCGTGGTCGTTGTACCCCAGCTTGCGCATGGTGATGTAGTTGGACATGTCCCAGTGGGCCAGAGCCTCGGGGTCGCTGCGCAGGGCCTCATAGGCGGCCAGGGCTTTCGGGAACTCGGCCAGATCGGCGCGGATGGCGAGACTGGCCTCCTCGATGAGCTTGGCCCGCGGCGTGGTGAACTCGACGACGCGTTTCCCGTGCTCGCCCGTCGCCGGCAGCTCGCTGTGGCGGCCCTCGACGTCCTGCACGGCGCCGCCCTGCACGCTGAGCTTGAACTTCTGGTCGCTCTGGCGCCGGGCGGGCCGGTCGGGCCGGGGCTGATCGTCCGGGTTCTGGCGCCGCTCGGGGCCCGGTGGGCGCGGGTCGTCGCTCATGGTGGCTACTCCCCCTGGAAGGCCGGACGCCGCTTGTTCAGGAAGGCGTCCACACCCTCCTTGAAGTCGGCGGTGGCGGTCGCCAGCCCGAACATGTCGGCCTCGATCTCCAGGCCCGCCTCCAGGCTGGTGTCCAGACCGCGACGCACGGCTTCCTTCACCAGCGAGAGGGCAATCGGCGCGTTCCGGAGCATCAGTTCGGCCACCTCGCGCGCCCTGGTCAGGGCGTCGTCGGCCACGTAGTTGACCAGACCCATGCCCAGGGCCTCCTCGGCGGGCACCTGGCGGGCCGTGAGCATCATGTCCAGGGCGCGGCCCGCCCCGATCAGGCGCGCGAGGCGCTGGGTGCCGCCGAAGCCGGGCAGCAGGCCCAGCCCGACCTCGGGCAGGCCCAGGCGGGCCGTGCCGGCGGCCACGCGCACGTCGCAGGCCAGCGCCAGTTCCAGACCGCCGCCCAGCGCGTAGCCGTTCACGGCCGCGATGGTCGGGATGGGCAGGCCCGCGATCCGCGACATCACGTCCTGGCCCGAGAGCGCCAGCTCGCGGCCGTCGTAGACGCTCTGCACCTGAGTGAACTCGCTGATGTCGGCGCCGGCCACGAAGGCCTTCTCGCCGGCGCCCGTGATGATCAGCACGCCGACCTCGGCGTCCTCCACGATCAGGTCGACGGCCCGGGCGATCTCGCTGAGGGTCTCGGCGTTCAGGGCGTTCAGGGCGCCGGGGCGGCTGATGGTCAGCACCGCGATGGGGCCATGCTGGTCAATCTGGACGGTGTTGAATTCCAGTTCGTCGAGCTGCGTCATGGCCTCATCCTGACACGGGGCCGGATGAGGGGGCGGAAGCCAGGGCCACGATGGCCTCCAGCGCCACCCTGACCATGCGGTCGACGCCGGCCGCCAGCACGTCGTCTGGCACCAGCTGCGGGTCGCCGATATCGTTGGAGCAGGCGGTCAGGCAGCCGGCGCGCAGGCCACGCTGGGCGGCCACCAGAAAGATCGCGCTGGCCTCCATCTCGAAGCCCAGCACCCCGCGCGAGGCCCACAGCCGGGCGTGCTCGGGCGTGCTCGCGTAAAAGGCGTCCTCGGTCATGACCAGCCCGACGTGGTGCGGGGCCTCCAGGCGGCGGGCGGCCTGCACGGCGGCCTCCACGACCTCGAAGCTGGCGGCGGGGGCGTAGGGCGCCCCGCCCAGCAGCTGCCGGGTGGTGCCGTCGTTGGGCACGGCGGCGGTGGCGATCACCAGATCCGCCGGGGCGACCTTCGGGGTGGCGCCGCCCAGGGTGCCCACCCGGATCAGGGTCTTCGCGCCCAGCCGTGAGAGTTCCTCGGCCACGATGGCGGCGCTGGGACAGCCCATGCCGGTGGTCTGCACGCTGACGGGCACCCCCTGGTAGGTGCCGGTGAAGCCCAGCAGCTGGCGGTGGCTGGTGTACTCACGCGCGCCCTGCAGGTAGGTTTCGGCGATCAGGCGGGCGCGGTTGGGGTCTCCGGGCAGCAGCACATACGGCGCGACCTCTCCCGGCTGGGCCCGAACGTGGATCTGGTTCATGTGCGAAGTATAGGTGCCGTCTGGATGGGCCTTCACGGGAAGGGAGGGCGCCTCACCCCACCAGATCTTCTCATGAAAATTCAAAGCCTTAGGGATTTAAATATTTCTCATTTTATGGCTCCTAAGTTCGTGTGGCAGGAGCACGATCTTCTCACGCAGAATCTGAAGTCGCTCATTTTATCCTCATTGTGACAAAAGAAACGTTGCCGATTGGCTGAACGTGAACCGGAAACGGCTTCAGTTCACAAAGGGCTCACTGCACATGCCTACGGTAAGCGCAGGACGACGGACGGCCCAGGCCCCCCCGTGAGCCCACTTCAAGGAGACTCCATGCGCAAATCACTGCTTCTCGTCACCACCCTGGCCCTGAGCCTCGGCGCCGCCGGCGCCCAGACCACCCCTGCCGCTCCCGCCGCCACCCCCGCCCAGGTCACCCTGAGCGACGTCCCGGCCGGCCACTGGGCCAAGGACGCGGTCGACAAGATCGTCTC
It encodes:
- a CDS encoding S4 domain-containing protein — encoded protein: MKQKLATLVAQARGGRVIRTEFVDANEIDRRLLNEDDLRHKIAGGFPDARRVVLTLHPAHIPEVDAGVSVFRVTLDDGGPAWDAQDFLVQLRRLDLAEDQLGDVREERGDFLIAASGKAAQALETLSELGGRPVQVEELGESAGRGSKLREVVVPSMRVDVVGAKGFGVSRAYFQQGIDGGKVRLNGAPARASSEIREGDSLSADGLGRIDFKRVVNETRRGNYKVELDVHK
- a CDS encoding homoserine dehydrogenase yields the protein MRTVTVGVLGSGTVGQDVLNLIQRRQSVFTDLGVRIEIAGVLVRDVTRVRSIPPGTRVTDTCDFLQECNVVVECMGGIDRPLEILRPYLRSGRPVITANKALLAERWDELRPYAQDGRLYYEASVMAGTPVIGPMSTVLRASTFTRLQAILNGTCNFVLGQMEAGKDYAQALAEAQALGYAEDPPTLDVGGFDTAHKLAVLARFSADGDFPYSAVQIQGIEGVTPEDIEDARGHGERIKLVAELEKDGHGWKATVAPRRLPNDHPLCTAGASRNALVYEGEECGTLIFAGGGAGGMVTASAMVGDLLDYLLGFPGHVPLH
- the prfA gene encoding peptide chain release factor 1; protein product: MSSRLDELASEFGLVERSLGDPAALADSREYARLTRRHRELLPLVTLLRERDALAADLAGARELLADSDMRELAAGEVTAITARLSEIEAELEVLLLPTDPDDAKNVILELRAGAGGAEAGLFVTDLLRLYTRYAEGAGLKVSVLDANESDLGGASKVVAEVSGEFAFRALKWERGVHRVQRVPATESQGRIHTSTATVAVLPEAEPDEVHLNLAEVRIDVYRSQGAGGQGVNTTDSAVRAVYRAGTPDEIVVICQDGRSQIKNREKALQVLASRLAERERAARDAQERSERASQVGSGDRSEKIRTYNYPQNRVTDHRLEGDDKNHPLDSVMSGALSPIVAALARAERERQLIAVSREGQDGAA
- a CDS encoding NUDIX hydrolase; translated protein: MARRDLLVAAGILRDRFGRVLLVGNDWQGHGRVRHTLPGGVVEPGETLPEALYREIFEETGLKLTGIKHMAYTVHIEDERRGERAIAVAFEATWDGLLNPADPDGFIVEARFCTPEEALEKLESPPMREPLSDFLTTGEPGRFYAFKGWDGRGGLRIPGLK
- a CDS encoding adenine nucleotide alpha hydrolase; its protein translation is MTSWSGGKDSALAYHRATRAGGRPLAILTVLDENGERTRSHGLRPEVMRAQADALGVPLWTARASWAAYEAEFTALLARAARAGASRAVFGDIDLQAHRDWEEGVCARAGLEPHLPLWLEDRRPLVDDLLRLGFRALIVAVREDALPTDLLGRELDAPLVREIEALGADACGENGEYHTVLVNGPDFRNPLNLVPGPAGIHHTGEGSLRVATLDLVLA
- a CDS encoding transcription elongation factor GreA — protein: MTNDRIPMTQRGYDKLAETLHTLKTTRREQISENMGRAIADGDLRESAAYDEARMEQSENESRISALEEQLHRAIVVEEDATGGAGLGARIRVKDGKGQERQFELVGTYEVDVLKGKVSDASPIGKALSGKHAGDVVEVPGPKGTTKFEIVAVEYD
- a CDS encoding phosphohydrolase — encoded protein: MSDDPRPPGPERRQNPDDQPRPDRPARRQSDQKFKLSVQGGAVQDVEGRHSELPATGEHGKRVVEFTTPRAKLIEEASLAIRADLAEFPKALAAYEALRSDPEALAHWDMSNYITMRKLGYNDHGRVHSFITGAASLAITELLLDAGVKPDLMESGVGDADDVYLTVILGTMLHDIGNQIHRVGHEAHGVTLALPILDRIMGPLYPDVFKRTKVRSFILGSINSHDLNPPPLTLEAGITAVADGTDITKGRGRKAFSLGSVDIHSISALAVDEVVIEKGRTMPVLINVTMNNSGGIFQVEEVLAPKVIRTPMRRYVELRATTRPEGDEQILSRVRLEGDHFVMDLEDGERVQVEVKDSQKKAQQAVVENLGIGGQRS
- a CDS encoding enoyl-CoA hydratase/isomerase family protein, which codes for MTQLDELEFNTVQIDQHGPIAVLTISRPGALNALNAETLSEIARAVDLIVEDAEVGVLIITGAGEKAFVAGADISEFTQVQSVYDGRELALSGQDVMSRIAGLPIPTIAAVNGYALGGGLELALACDVRVAAGTARLGLPEVGLGLLPGFGGTQRLARLIGAGRALDMMLTARQVPAEEALGMGLVNYVADDALTRAREVAELMLRNAPIALSLVKEAVRRGLDTSLEAGLEIEADMFGLATATADFKEGVDAFLNKRRPAFQGE
- a CDS encoding purine-nucleoside phosphorylase; the encoded protein is MNQIHVRAQPGEVAPYVLLPGDPNRARLIAETYLQGAREYTSHRQLLGFTGTYQGVPVSVQTTGMGCPSAAIVAEELSRLGAKTLIRVGTLGGATPKVAPADLVIATAAVPNDGTTRQLLGGAPYAPAASFEVVEAAVQAARRLEAPHHVGLVMTEDAFYASTPEHARLWASRGVLGFEMEASAIFLVAAQRGLRAGCLTACSNDIGDPQLVPDDVLAAGVDRMVRVALEAIVALASAPSSGPVSG